Proteins encoded by one window of Anguilla rostrata isolate EN2019 chromosome 9, ASM1855537v3, whole genome shotgun sequence:
- the plekhb1 gene encoding pleckstrin homology domain-containing family B member 1 — MALMKSGWLWRQSSVFKRWKLNWCDLWIDGNLIYYKTESRRDYEIRVSLKSKCVAVKSGLECTGVSPPEGRPRENLLVLYLRDGSTVAMCANSDDEALAWELTILEAKRNPVYTYDPYDDSYQYVPLNSHNAVYISPGYHGNGGGTHHILIHRDPCDGIGHQVALGMLAGMATGAALRSLLWMPFWFC, encoded by the exons ATGGCTCTGATGAAATCGGGCTGGCTCTGGAGACAAA GCTCTGTCTTCAAACGCTGGAAGCTGAACTGGTGTGACCTCTGGATTGATGGGAACCTTATCTACTACAAAACCGAAAGCCGTCGGGACTATGAAATCAGGGTGAGCCTCAAGAGCAAATGTGTCGCGGTTAAGTCTGGGCTGGAATGCACAG GTGTAAGTCCTCCAGAGGGCCGCCCCAGGGAGAATCTTTTGGTGCTGTATTTGAGAGATGGATCCACCGTTGCCATGTGTGCCAATAGTGATGATGAGGCATT GGCATGGGAACTGACAATATTGGAAGCAAAAAGAAACCCA GTGTACACTTATGATCCATATGATGACAGTTATCAGTACGTGCCCTTGAACAGCCACAATGCAGTATACATCAGTCCAGGTTACCACGGCAACGGAGGAG GTACCCACCATATCTTGATCCATCGAGACCCATGTGATGGGATAGGGCACCAGGTGGCCCTGGGTATGCTGGCAGGAATGGCCACAGGGGCAGCACTGCGGTCACTTTTGTGGATGCCCTTCTGGTTCTGCTGA